The genomic window TTtgaaaaaaccggccggttcggaatcttttgaaaattaaaaaaaaaaaaatttcaatttttttttcgttttctttaattaatatttttctgaAGGAAACAAAGGAGTAGTAAGGAATTAATCCATAGCCTATATTGGAAAACCtatattaaatacaatttaatGTCTAGCCTATAATTTGAGTTTATTGGAAAACCTATTAAATACaattgatacaatttaatataattgataTACTTTTCTGATATGCATTGACCAGCATTGTTTACATGTCTACCTTATTGATATGCATTAATATGCATTCATTGATATCTTGATATTTGccttaattgtataatatattcttaattcttaacaaacaattttaagtttatatgattatgtaaagtttatatgattttgtccaatttaaagtttaacaatttatatgaattatgaatttcgaatttatgtataattatttggtataaattatgcattttggatttatgatttctttattttaagtttctaaattttctattttgttaatgttactttattaatttgtttattagttgtgaaataagaaagttatatgaacggttcaatataaacggtttAATAACGATTGAACCGGTCCAaccggttgacccttgaaccagtAGCCACACCGGTTCGACCTCCGGttcggttcttaaaacattggataattgttattgttagccctctatgatgtttatgatattttggattatatttggtttaattttgataaaattgaaaattttcgtGAAAATTTGCATTTTTGATTGAGAATATTTGCAAAATCAAGTCGGAACATAAGAAATTGTCGTTTTTGGTCTCATATTCCAGGATTTTGGAAAACGTCATATCCCAGGatttcggaaaacgttttccaaaaTCCTCTtggattatatttttaaaattgtttcggGATGTTTTTCGAAATAACTTGCGCatcgaaaaatattttttgaaatactGGAAAATGTATAATAACACAAgctatgattaaaaaaaaaacaaataatttcatGTTCGAATATCTATAAAGGGACATTTCAAAAAAcattttccgaaaaaaaaatcCGCATTGactaacaaattaaatataattttcttgcaattgtagttttattatttacatgtgagatatatcatatatttatttagcttaacTAACATACATAattgaattatttattaattcatCTTAAGAGTGAAATTCTAACCATTAAATTACTTAACCAAACAACCAAAATAAAATGTACACTCCTCGtcccataagtgtagctcaaatggtagttAACAGAGACATTATTCGAATGGTCGGGTTCGAATCTCATATTCTACGTTTCTctacatttaaatgtgtgagtcttgtcattagactacttgacaaaaaaatttacactcctcttttttcttatatgaaatatatattaGAGATAATTAATTTACTTTGAATTACATTTCTACCCCTCTTATGTCAAAGTCTAAACTTCActcctttcataaaaaaaaaaaacttaagtaCACATTTGGTCcgttacgtttattttaggtttcaatttggtcccttacgtttaaaaagtatcaatttggtcccttacatttattttatgtttcgagttagtcatttccgtcaattttgtcacatgtggcagccaatttgcatatgtggacataCACATGACACTTGTACACACTGACAcatgtactgttcaaacggtgttaatgacaaaactaacggaaaagactaacttgaaacctaaaataaacgtaagggaccaaattaatacttttgaaacgtaaggaaccaaattaaaacctaaaataaatgtaagggacgAAATATATACTTAAACCATAAATTTAGTATCTCCAACTCAATATATAAGGTCTTTTTCCAAAATTCTGTTGTACTCTACTCTTTTCAAAGTTCAcaattcattaattaaattttcacaaaaatattcctaaataaatgaagagaaatcaaataacataatttttttctctcaataattgaaagataattttatcttttcttgGTCAAGTAGTTTACTAGCTAGAAAATTCACTCTTAAGGTGGATAAATTTGGAtggccggggttcgaaccccgaccctctacatatataatgcaaaatctaattttcttaatttttgtgcTTTTATCAAAGAGATCTTATATTTTAAGACTGATGAACTACTTAtttttaaagatattagtgacaACACTCCGGAATGGACGTAAACTTGCAAGCTACCGAGGGCAGGGATAATCGTCCAGATCTTATTGTGAAAGAAAAAGAGCCACCCCGCCACACCACATGGGTTGGTTCCTTTGTCATCGTCGGGGAGCTTTGATGAGATGACCTTAAAATAGGATAAGTTGCTAAAACAAACGAGAGGGGAGGATGGAAACATACAGAATGCAAAGAATATCAATATTCCGGTCCATTTTACTGTAATCAAAATTTTATGGcttgtttttttctctcttttcttctttctccaATGCTAGTGCCCTACTTCAACCATCATTGAGGTCGACTTCGGAtagaaaagaattgaaaaaattaagtagtttttacatttaatttttcaaaaatataatatacttCAATTATTTGTCAACAAATTGTCTTGACTCTTGAGTTTAAAAGTAATAAAAGGTgatcttataaaataataaattgtgtaCATCtagtaatttaaaaataaacttataaaagTCTGTTTTATTTATCATATAAGATAAAGAAAGGGACacttttttaatagaaaaattaCTTAGAGTAAAAGGTAGTAAAATGTAACCGAATCAGAAGTTCATTTATGCTCAATAATTATTTAAGTttcatactattttttttaaaaaaattgatattcgGCCCTATGACTGACTAATTCGAGGGGAGTCAATCTTACCGCCCACTTGTAGGGGCtccatttaaagtcagagtaTTTTTTTGCACCAGAGAGAattgaacctgagaccttgagcgGTTGAACACCCCTACAAGTAGAcatgacaataaaactcatacatgCGGGTACCCGCCCAAATCCTAtccgctttgacggggaaaacccgaattgactggatttgggttcgggtttgagtttttccCGATTTCAAAAAACAGGTAAGGGGGACATTGATATCCACCCCGAACTCGCCCacttatattaaaattgatttcaacataaattttgagttaatttcttctaaaacttTCATACAGTATCCTCCTAAGTTGTCCGTGTACGCAAATCTATTAGCCACGTAGAcgattttaacaaaaaattgactaaaaagaccaacttgaaactttttaaacataagagaccaaattaaaatataaaataaacataaaggaccaaatatgcaatataattttagttttaatagttttagttttattttaattaaatggtGTAAGTCCAACATGGGCCTAGAGAATTAGCCTTATAGCCCATTTTAGgaagaatttttctttttccacctccgtatttcttttctaccctcatttttcatttttgtcattGTATAAAAATTTCTGCCTTTCTCTTGCTCTTGAAAGAATAGAAGTTGCGTTCGAGTTTTTATCATGCCGGATCAGAAACTTCGGAACACGTTTTCCGACGTTTTTCGTGAACAAATTCGGAGGTTACATTCCAAAGTTTTTTCCAAGGCAAAAATAACTGGAAAACGCGTTTCGGAATATTTATTCAAGGGCAGAAATGGAAAAACGgagggtagaaaagaaatactAGGGTGTGGAGAGAAATCTTCTTTTGGGAATATGTGGTCTTTCTTGAAATACTATTGTAAAACTCTCGTTTGAGACAAATTTGAAATGAAGTAAAATATCTCTTGGTGAGATTGTGGGAATGAGTGTGACTCCTTTGATTTTTGGACTAGAACCTTAATTGATTCTTATCAATGACATCCTTACCATTGTGACGAATCCTCTTGAATTATCAATCTTTATGATCGTAATTTGTGGCGCCTTCTTCATTTTCTCAATCTAGTCTAtcttttgcttctttctttttcccTTTTATTCGTCATTTTGTTGGAAGAAAACACTTGGTATATCCTTCATTATATGTGGAATCAACTCCATCCACATTACTATTACTATTGCACATTAAGTTTATAATATCCACTAAGAGGGTATGGATGTCTAGCGAACACTCACAAGCAATCTTAAATTTAAGATCTTTGTACCTTTTAAACAATGATAATCacattgtttcaaaaaaaaaaaaacaatgataatCACATCAACATGAATCTCCTCAAAACATTTGATGTTATTGTTATATCACTGGACATCaacaatttaagaaaacaatattAAAGATTGtatcaaaccaaaacaaaaaaacacttcaaaataTGCAATATTTTTCGAGTAAATAGTTGCTTTCTGCGCGCAATTGTAGAAACTAATCCTCGGATTTTGTAGGATTTAAATCAGTGACAAACTCTTCTTAAGAATTTTAATAGTCACTTTTATCATTAAAGTATTTCTTAGTTAATATATGGTTATCAAAAATACTCTTTCCGGtccttttttttaaggaacactttgaaaaaattatacaaacCAAAGAAGCACATATTGTAAATagttattttcaattaatactcttataaatttaaatttatttcatgtatacccttatttaattattcttaattcaactaacttacttatttttaatattctccctcataataaataagggcataaatgaaattaaacatttacaacatttgaaaatttgtcaaagTTTCTTACAAAAATGATTAAATCTTTTTCCCaaaatgttccttataaaaaggaccggaagGAGTATGTTTTTATTAGTTAATTTGATCGTCACTTTCTCTTCCATGTTAGTTGGTTTATTCCAAGATATTATTAACAAAAGACATATTCAatgatatttttgtaattttaatatttgttgaaaCTTCCGTGATATGGTTTGaggaaagaaaatgaagaaggaagaaaaatacagaaattaaaaaatgaatctaGACTAAACCTGATCGTACCTGGTGATCAGAATAgattgatggccggtccgttgagcaagcttccacaccgaagggggggtttgtacctgcaggtgctccgatgcctaagtcagcaaggtgaacaagagagatacaaagaagagagagaaagtaaggtatagaatgattcagaatacctggctctcctgtctaggagagcttatatagtgcccccagcgctgggccaaaggttggtctattgggcttggataaccggcccaataggccCAACTGCCaggatagtccctgtatcgtaggggaaggcagttatttgcctctatcctGGTTTGGAGTCGTTCCGCTATTGGCGGGTAATGGATGACTCCGTGACGGATATGGTTGGTCGATggagcacgtgttaaacgtgctgcttagctgttaagctaaggcTGAATGAGTCGGCGTGCACGGATAGCCGAGCACGTGATTAGCGTGGAGCTAATCCGTTATATCGAGCaagacacgtcattggctgacgtgtcggggaagtatccccttattgggccatgccccaaatgtcgggcataagtgattgggccagctcttggcccagtccagaacaggagccccccaagtcgttgctcctaggtataggagtaatgacttaaggtccaTGCCCGTATGTCGAGGAGTTGTTTTCCTCGTCAATCCTAGGAGGAGTTCATAATACATTGATTATGCTTGTTGCTTGTTTGCGCGAGGAGCGCAATTGTATGTTGCCCGTAAATTCCTCCTTGGCACGACGAGGAGAGTTATCAAAAGGGAGAGGTTTCCTTTTGCTCGTGACGCGTGCCAGGATGTTCGTGGAGGAAATTACGGGGAAGGGATTTTGCCTTTAAAAGTCATTTGCTTTTACGTTCCTCGACGGTTTGTCGAGGAAGTGTTGTGTTAATTGCATCTTGTTGATGCTGCCTGTTTTTACGGGCATGTTTATTTACGTTTGTTTTGTCTGCCCGTAATTCGCGCTTGTCCGCAAAGTCGGGGAGATAATTACGTTGGTGATAGCGATGAGTTCCTCGAGGAACGCATCGTCAGTTTGAAGTGACCTGAAAAGACAAGCGTTTCGTCTTTTCAAGCCACGTGTGTGGGCTATGAAGAGACGTAATAATTGCCTAGGGAAATGGCTCTTTATTGCGTCATTTTTCGAGGAGGCGCGTGGACCGTTGGATCAACGCGTCCTTTGGTTTTCTGAGAGATTTCATCAGAGTCGTTTGATGGGTTTAATCCGGGCCGTTGGATATTGATCAACGGCGGTGGTGAAGTGGAGTGCATCGTCTTGTGATGCAGGCGCGGCTCTTGGGAGATCTATAAATAGGAGATGGAGGGATCATTTGTAACTTTTCCTCTTTGCATTCTCCTATTCTCCTGCGTTTGTTGCTGCTACTGCTACTCTTATTTTCCCAAGTTCAAGGCTGTTGAACTCAAGGTTTTTGCACCCATCTTTGCTTAAAGCTCCAAGCTTCTTTTAATCTCAAGGTAATTTCTCTACTTACCCATTTGCTTCGAGATACATTTGTGTTTATGCTAGATTCTGCGTTATACCcattttgtttgttgttttggGTCTGTTTGTTTTGTGCTTGATAGTTGTAAATCTTTGGTTTTGGTGAGGCTTAATGTTTTTTGTGTCGTATAGCCCTCCCTTTCATACCCATTTTGTTGATGGTTTAAATCACTGTTTTTTAGTGAAGTATTAGTGTTTGGTGGTGGTATTGTTACCATCAAACGCTGTTTTTGGGTATTGTAGTGTCTCGTAATTCTGGGTTTTGCCCTTATTTTCCCCGTTTTCTGGAAAAAACATAGAGATTTGATGAACTTTGATGCTTATCTGGGAAAAGCTATGAAcatgtgatgaagatgatgaatttTCTGGGTTCTTCGACGAACATTCATAGATTTCTGGAAATCTATGTGTTTTGTGTCGGGGAGGAGAATGGTGTTTCCTCTCCCCGTTTATTGTAGTAAAAATTTAGTTGAACTTTATGTCGGGGACCGTCTCCCCGTCATTTTCGTTTAGAAAAATGAGTTTGTAAAAACtctgtgtcggggaccttctccccgttttcgcTTTCGCGAATGTTTTAactgtcggggaccttctccccgttattTCGCTGGGAAATTTGTGGATAAATGAGTTTGTAAAAACTctatgtcggggagcttctccccgtttttaacttgGGATTTTATCCAAATTAGAGTTTACTTCTGAGCGTCGAGCAATATTGTTAGCTTGTGTCGGGGAACTTCTCCTCGTTTTTGGGCTTTCTCCTCGTTTCCTCTGTTTTgtttgccattttgataagggcttttggtcggggacagcgtcctcgtcctaatttacgccctttcacttgatttgcggtgaaagggtggatttgattactgtcgaattcactttattttcgctgcttttcaggtaCTCAAAATGTCCGACGTGGAGGAAGTAACGGGGAGCCAAGCTACGTCGAAACACAAGTTGGTCGACACTATTACTGACCCAGAGCTGGCTTGGGTTGCGCCCGAGCCCCGGGGGATTGCTTCGACGATTACCGCGCAGGATCCGCGGCTTTTTACCATCGTCGAGGAGGCTGGTTCGGAGAACTGGGAGGTTCGTACGCCTGCTGAGGGGGAGCGGGTTTGCTCGTCGTACACGGGATGCAGCTTCACTATGTACGAGATGGCGTTCAAGGAGTTGGGATTTCGGCTGCCCTTCAACGATCTCGAAGCCGGAATTTTTGGCCGGCTAAGAGTGGCTCCTTCACAGCTTCATCCGAATTCACTAGCGTTTATCCGGGCCTACCAGATCCTTTGTCGGTATCTGGAGGTGGAGGCTACTGTTGCCCTATTCTTTTATATCTTCCAAATCCAACGTCAGAAAGTCGGGGATCGGCAGGGTTGGATTTCCTTGAAGCACCAGTCGAGCAAGATATTTAGGATGTTCGTTGAGTCTGCTCGGGGCTTCAAGGAGAGGTATTATGTGGTGAAGCCGGTGACGGAGTTTGCTTTTGATTCTCTGCACATGGAGAGGCCCGTGTTCCTCGAGGATGGGTCTCCACAGTTGGACGAGGAAGGGGAGCAAGTAGTGGAGTGGGTTCTTCGATTCCCACTGTCGTGGTCGTCGGAACATTTTGTACTGCGAACCGACGAGTATCTGACGCCTGTCGAGGACCTGACCCCGGCGGAGATGGCAGGCTTTGAAAAGCTTAAGGCCTACGTGGACGGTTTTAAGCCGTGTAAGGTCGTGACTAGTTTGGGGGAGGTTGCTTTGGATAAGCACGGTAGACCGAGGATCGAGCCTCGTTTTGTTAACACTAGGTTGTTATTGTCGTGCAAGACTGTTTCAGCCGAGGACACTCTGCTGGGTATCTCTTTTAACTCCTGCCCGTTTTTTACTTGTATTATATTCAGCACTTTTGATGTTTTGGGTTTCTCCCCGTGTTTCTGACCATGTTTCCATCTTTGCAGGTAGAATGGCTGATCTTGCTTCTGAGCTGTTGAGGATAGCTGCTGAGCATAAGGgagagaaatcaaagaaaaaggcGAGGAAATCCAAGCCTAATGTTTTGGTTGCTGAACAGGCTGCTTCGGGGAGCGTCAGCCAATCTTCGCCGGTGGGAAGCTCAGCAGGTACCCCGGGATGTCGGGTGAAGAGGCAGAGGGAGGAGCCGATGAAGACCATCGTCGACTTGTCTGAGGGTGATGGGGGATTTGTTCTCCCTGCTTGTTTGAGCAACAAggatttttttaacaacaacCCTCCTCAGGTGCCCGTCTCGGAGAGGGACTATGTTCTGGGGGTTTCCGCGGCTGCTCGACAAAACCAGCTCACCCAGGATATTGCTGCTGTCATCCGGTTGGCGGAGACAGCCTTAGTGTTAAATGAAGGGGGGCCATCTCGTGAGGTGGAAAAGCTGGCTGCCCGGAATGCCAAGTTGGAGGGAAAAATTGTATTGATGGAGGGTGAGCTGATCGATCTGAGGGGGAAGCAAGAGAATTATGGCCAGCTGCTGGAAGATGTTAGGGAAAGCAGGGATGAGCTGGAGCTTGCTAAGAAAAGGCTCGAGGAGGTGGAGTCCAGGGGAGCCGAGGAGAAAAAGAACTTGGAGGCGGTGATAGCTGACCTGCAGTCCAAGCTTGCTCCAGCTGCCGACGAGGCCGTTGAAACTTCCAGGCTGGTGAGTCGGGCAGACTTGGTGAAGGAAATCAAAAGACAAGGGGGCTTGATGTTGGCGAGCATGGTGCATGGGTGGAAGAATGCGATCGCCCAACTCAGGGTTGTGAATGCCGAGCATGGCTTGATTACTGACGGCATTCATAAGCTCAAACGGGTTGAGAACGGGCAGATTGTTATTCCTGAAGAGTATAAGAAAATGGCCCTTGAGGAGGAGAAGTTGGATGAGGAGGCAGTTGATGATGAGGGCGAGGAGGATGAGGAAGCCGAAGAGGAGGCTGTCGGGGAGGACCAGGCACCGGAGGATAACCCAGAGGGCCATGATGAGAGCACCTGATCCTCCTCGACTGTTTTATTTGGGCCTGCGCGCCGTTAACttgtaattttctttgtttttgaacaatttatttttggggGCCTGCGTGCTCGGTTTTTGTAACACCTGAACAAATGGGTTTTTATGCCCGGTATTTATAACAATGATCGTTTTATTCATCCTGCTCGTCTATTTTATCTCCTCGTATGTATGTTTAAGTTATTGCTCTTtgtttttgctaagttatgcctgttcgtaatatgcatgtctttatgcttgctcgtttttaacttaacaaatttttggttttggtgtttgtgtatttgctcgacattgttgtatgcctgctcgacaaaaccattttttctatttgcaagtttttttgttgcgagcgcgtttcgtcgaggaggtcgtcctcgggtttaacttagaaagtttagggaactaactaagcgcctagagttgttttctgaggctaatacggacgccgacacgttgttgtgcccgcccccgcggcttgaacttcccatcgcgagctgggcgttaagccttggcacgaagacgaggagcttgtctCAAAGGTCATCCTCGTCAGGGGGACGCCCTGCCCTTCCTGAGCCAGGGTATCTCCTTTTCGATTGTTTGGATCGagcacgtgtgcccgcgtgctCTCCGTTGTCGAGGTGTCGGGCTCGTTGCTAGAGGATCCGAGCAGCCTTTTAAAAGTGTTTTTAgtttggcaataacttagctataatactgttttaatttttgggcgttccaaggtcgaggaagtttctttcctcgaagatcctcgagatagtatgcgCCATTtcctgttttgtcaatgacgcgatatggtccttcccagttggccgccagtttaccatcctgggagtccttagcatttcgtcttaggacgaggctgcccacttcaaattctcttttgatgactttgacgtcatgtcgggcagctattttttgtttaagggtggcttcccgaagggatgcccccgtacgaatttcttcgacgagatctagctcttcacggagagcttcgtcgttcatttcttcttcgagcggctgctcggttcggcgagatggctcgcccacctccacggggatgactgcttctgttccatataccattctaaatggagtctccccggttgtggagtgtggtgttgtgcgataggcccaaaggacgctttcgagctcctcgacccatttctttttgttttgatcCAATCTTCGTCGTAGGCcgcgcaggattactctgttggcggcctcggcttgcccgttagtttggggatgttccactgaagtgaaatgttgcttgGTCCCCAGAGCAGTGAGGAAGTCTTGGAAtcctttgtccgtgaattgtgtcccgttgtctgtgacgacggcttgtggtattccaaatcggcagagtacgtcgcgtttgaagaaacggagtatcctgaacgacgttatgtcggagaggggttctgcctctacccacttggtgaaatagtccacggcgactattaaaaatttattttggtggagtccctttgtgaaggggccaagtatgtccatgccccaccaagcgaagggccatggtgacgacaaagatttgagttcgtggggaggagctaggtgcatgtccccgtgtcgttgacatttgtcacattttttcacatggtcctttgcgtcttgctgcatggtgggccagtagtatcctgctcgaagagctttcctggccagcgatcttcctcccaggtgctgggcgttgatcccctcgtgtacctcgcgcaGGATGTAGTCGACTGTTTCCTCGTCGACACATTTTAAGAGCGGGATTGAGAACCCTCGTCTGTATAACTTTCCGTCGAGGATGACGTATGCGCATGCTCGACGTCTTATTATTGCAGCTTCTTTCTGATCGTCGGGGAGGGTTCCGTTTGCGAGGAAATTGTATACGGGGGTCATCCAGCAGTTTTGgtcgccaatgacatttatgtcgaggacgttgctcgccttctcgatgcttggtcgGGGGAGTACTTCCTGAATgacggatttgtttccgcctttcttttttgtgctcgccagtttggacaggatatctgcccgtttgttgtgctcgcgcggaacgtgttgcacctccacggattcgaacttagtgattttttccttcactaatgcTAGATATTCAAAGAGattatcatttttggcttgatattcTCCCAATACTTGTGAGGCGacaagttgtgaatctgtgaaaatttttacttcttttgcctccatgtcctcggccaaccgtagccctgctaggaaggcttcgtattctgcttggttatttgatgtcgggaaggatagtgcCAGGGAAACTTCGATGATGATCCCATTTTCGTTTTCCAGGATAATTCCTGCTCCTGCTCCCGTGGAGCTTGACgctccgtcgacgaatattgtccatttgtctgcctcgcttGTCGAGGAGTCTGGACTCGTCATTTCGGCCACAAAGTCTGCtaggacttgtgattttagcgctttcctgctttcataacgaatgtcgaattcggaaagctcgagggaccatttgagcatcctgcccgccatgtctggtcgaccaagcaatgatttgatgggttggtcggttcgtactatgattgtgtgtgctaggaagtagtgacgtagtcttcttgctgcgttgatcaaggCGAGGGCCACCTTTTCGATTTGTGTATATCTGAGTTCGGGCCCCTGTAGAGCCTTGCTCGTGaagtacactggtttttgtccttccgttgtttcgcggacaagggctgcgctgacggcctcggatgcgacggagaggtagatgtataacacttcctcgacatccgggcgcgagaggactgggggttcggacagggccttcttaagatgttggagggcctgctcgcactcgtccgtccattcgaacacagcttctttccttagtaatttgaaaagtggtaatgcgtgttgagcagattttgct from Trifolium pratense cultivar HEN17-A07 linkage group LG1, ARS_RC_1.1, whole genome shotgun sequence includes these protein-coding regions:
- the LOC123895582 gene encoding uncharacterized protein LOC123895582, with translation MDVNLQATEGRDNRPDLIVKEKEPPRHTTWVLKMSDVEEVTGSQATSKHKLVDTITDPELAWVAPEPRGIASTITAQDPRLFTIVEEAGSENWEVRTPAEGERVCSSYTGCSFTMYEMAFKELGFRLPFNDLEAGIFGRLRVAPSQLHPNSLAFIRAYQILCRYLEVEATVALFFYIFQIQRQKVGDRQGWISLKHQSSKIFRMFVESARGFKERYYVVKPVTEFAFDSLHMERPVFLEDGSPQLDEEGEQVVEWVLRFPLSWSSEHFVLRTDEYLTPVEDLTPAEMAGFEKLKAYVDGFKPCKVVTSLGEVALDKHGRPRIEPRFVNTRLLLSCKTVSAEDTLLGRMADLASELLRIAAEHKGEKSKKKARKSKPNVLVAEQAASGSVSQSSPVGSSAGTPGCRVKRQREEPMKTIVDLSEGDGGFVLPACLSNKDFFNNNPPQVPVSERDYVLGVSAAARQNQLTQDIAAVIRLAETALVLNEGGPSREVEKLAARNAKLEGKIVLMEGELIDLRGKQENYGQLLEDVRESRDELELAKKRLEEVESRGAEEKKNLEAVIADLQSKLAPAADEAVETSRLVSRADLVKEIKRQGGLMLASMVHGWKNAIAQLRVVNAEHGLITDGIHKLKRVENGQIVIPEEYKKMALEEEKLDEEAVDDEGEEDEEAEEEAVGEDQAPEDNPEGHDEST